A single genomic interval of Megalobrama amblycephala isolate DHTTF-2021 linkage group LG15, ASM1881202v1, whole genome shotgun sequence harbors:
- the LOC125246612 gene encoding histone H2A-like has product MSGRGKTGGKARAKAKTRSSRAGLQFPVGRVHRLLRKGNYAERVGAGAPVYLAAVLEYLTAEILELAGNAARDNKKTRIIPRHLQLAVRNDEELNKLLGGVTIAQGGVLPNIQAVLLPKKTEKPAKSK; this is encoded by the coding sequence ATGAGTGGCAGAGGCAAAACCGGAGGCAAAGCAAGAGCGAAGGCTAAGACTCGCTCATCCAGAGCTGGACTGCAGTTCCCCGTCGGCCGTGTTCACAGACTTCTTCGCAAAGGCAACTACGCTGAGCGCGTCGGTGCTGGTGCTCCTGTTTATCTGGCGGCTGTGCTCGAGTATCTTACCGCTGAGATCCTGGAGTTGGCTGGAAATGCCGCTCGGGACAACAAGAAGACCCGCATCATCCCCCGTCATCTGCAGCTGGCGGTGCGCAACGACGAAGAGTTGAACAAACTTCTGGGCGGAGTGACCATCGCTCAGGGCGGTGTGCTGCCCAACATCCAGGCTGTGCTGCTGCCCAAGAAGACCGAGAAACCCGCCAAATCCAAATAA
- the LOC125246603 gene encoding histone H3, giving the protein MARTKQTARKSTGGKAPRKQLATKAARKSAPATGGVKKPHRYRPGTVALREIRRYQKSTELLIRKLPFQRLVREIAQDFKTDLRFQSSAVMALQEASEAYLVGLFEDTNLCAIHAKRVTIMPKDIQLARRIRGERA; this is encoded by the coding sequence ATGGCAAGAACCAAGCAGACCGCTCGTAAATCCACCGGTGGCAAAGCCCCGAGGAAGCAGCTCGCTACCAAAGCCGCCCGTAAGAGCGCTCCGGCCACCGGCGGCGTCAAGAAGCCTCATCGTTACAGGCCCGGGACCGTGGCTCTCCGAGAGATCCGCCGTTATCAGAAGTCCACCGAGCTGCTGATCCGCAAACTGCCCTTCCAGCGGCTGGTCCGAGAAATCGCTCAGGACTTCAAGACGGATCTGCGCTTCCAGAGCTCCGCTGTCATGGCCCTGCAGGAGGCCAGCGAGGCTTATTTGGTCGGTCTGTTTGAGGACACCAATCTGTGCGCCATCCACGCCAAGAGGGTCACCATCATGCCCAAAGACATCCAGCTGGCCCGCCGTATCCGCGGAGAGCGCGCCTAA
- the LOC125246633 gene encoding histone H2B — MPEPAKSAPKKGSKKAVTKTAGKGGKKRKRSRKESYAIYVYKVLKQVHPDTGISSKAMGIMNSFVNDIFERIAGESSRLAHYNKRSTITSREIQTAVRLLLPGELAKHAVSEGTKAVTKYTSSK, encoded by the coding sequence ATGCCTGAACCAGCAAAGTCCGCGCCTAAGAAGGGCTCCAAGAAGGCCGTTACGAAGACCGCCGGTAAGGGAGGAAAGAAGCGCAAGAGGTCCAGGAAGGAGAGTTACGCTATCTACGTCTACAAAGTCCTGAAGCAGGTTCATCCTGACACCGGCATCTCTTCCAAGGCGATGGGTATCATGAACTCTTTCGTCAACGACATCTTCGAGCGCATCGCCGGTGAGTCGTCTCGTCTCGCTCACTACAACAAGCGCTCCACCATCACTTCTAGAGAGATCCAGACCGCCGTGCGTCTGCTGCTGCCCGGAGAGCTGGCCAAACACGCCGTGTCCGAGGGCACCAAGGCCGTCACCAAGTACACCAGCTCCAAGTAG
- the LOC125246645 gene encoding histone H4, with protein sequence MSGRGKGGKGLGKGGAKRHRKVLRDNIQGITKPAIRRLARRGGVKRISGLIYEETRGVLKVFLENVIRDAVTYTEHAKRKTVTAMDVVYALKRQGRTLYGFGG encoded by the coding sequence ATGTCTGGAAGAGGCAAAGGCGGTAAAGGACTCGGAAAAGGAGGCGCCAAGCGTCACCGTAAAGTTCTGCGCGATAACATCCAGGGAATCACCAAACCCGCCATCCGTCGTCTCGCTCGCCGTGGCGGTGTCAAGCGCATCTCCGGTCTGATCTACGAGGAGACCCGCGGAGTGTTGAAGGTGTTTCTGGAGAACGTCATCCGCGATGCCGTCACCTACACCGAGCACGCCAAGAGAAAGACCGTGACCGCCATGGATGTTGTGTACGCGCTGAAGCGACAGGGACGCACTCTGTACGGCTTCGGAGGATAA